The Ananas comosus cultivar F153 unplaced genomic scaffold, ASM154086v1, whole genome shotgun sequence nucleotide sequence CTTTTGTTTAAAATGTCTAGCAAGTTGCTACTGTAGTTGAAATTATGGCCAATTCAAGCGTAGATTAAATTCTTGCAGTTGAGTCTCCTCGTATAGCATAATATCTAATTGCCTTTACGTCTCCTTGTTGCATGTATGCATCTCATTGTGACACCCCACTTTTCAGCGGGTCATCTATTCTAACTTTTTTAGCCCTACcacgtttaatttttttaaccacTTGAGTCTAGCtaccgcccaaaatgctatagtcgAATTAGGAGAtttagttctattatatcttatatatagtaatatgacacctcaaaatttgaaagtcttatatataagatataaaatggCTAACTCTTTTAATCCGATTATAGCATTTTAAATGGCGGTTACACTCAGCAGTTTAAGAGGGTTAAGTGTACTACAGATAGAGTAGTTCTAGATTGGGTGACTCTCTGGAAAGTGGGGCATTACATTCATCCTAGTTAACGCTGTGCAATGCAAGATGTTgtagatatatttattttgtttggatGCATATTCAGTTCAAGATGCACCTATCCGAAAATGCTTAGCTCTACAGTGTTGGAGGTACCGTAGTTGCAACTACTTTTGTTTGTATTTGTATCTGATTGAAACTTGCATTTTCAGATCATGTCATTTGTCATGTCGAATATCTGTAACTACTGTTTAGGGAACGGTGTTGTAATATTTTATGCTTCTTAGCGCAGGTACTACAGCCACGCGAGCATCCTGATCAACGTGCCGGTGCGGGCGCGGCAGCACCGGGGGACGGCTGCGGAGTACGTGGCGCGGGCGGTGAACCGGGGCAGCTACTTCTGGTCACTGGGCCTCAGGGCCTTCTACTTCTCCTTCCCCCTCTTCCTGTGGGTGTTTGGGCCCATCCCCATGGTGGGGTGCTGCTTATTCTTGGTGGTCACTTTGTATTACTTGGATGTGTACAAGGAGTGGGAGTTAGGGgttggaggagaagaggagaaagggGGAGAACAGTGCTGATGCGGAGGACACGTGGCGGGTTTTGATTGGTGGTAACCCGAGTTCAATGCCTTGTTGAATTTGGGTCAATGCTAGATGACTtaataaatagaaattaaaaataaaaatgtatcaaAGCTTATTTGAACTATATGATTCGATTTTCTAAtctttccaaattttaattttaatgtctaAACTTTTAGCTTGTTTAATTTACGCCATTTAATAGCTATTTTGGTACAAATTCAATTCATGTAGCTTAAATTTTGTtgcatattcaaaatttaaagttaaagagtCATTAACTagctcaaataaaataaattagaagattatgcaacaaaatcaatatttttaaatattagatagtaGATCAAAATGGGTGATCGTTGAGATAAATATATTTCACACATTTTTACCTAGAATAAATTAAGTCAATGTTTACAATTATagaaaaacataaataataacCCTTTTACAGTTCAgcgtatatttttttactttattactctttaattgaaaaaaattatagtcaGTTAAttcatagttttatttttgtttcacatAAAAACTATCGCTAAGCGCTAAGTAGGATATTAcagtgatatttttttaaaagtcacATGATgacataatattatatttcatcattttataatttgcaCAGTGCAATCTTATGGTTTCCCAGAAGTTTTATTTTGCTGCACTTTTTAATATAGATCGTTACAGTGAgatgggaaaaaaataaaaccataggatatTTTGGATCGTTACAGTGAgatgggaaaaaaataaaaccataggatatTTTGGACGTGCGAAGGATTTATATATAACGGGTATACTAGAACTAATATCTTGGGCTTAAACAATTTGAATCTGTGGTTTAAGTCCAACAAATTATTAGAGCTAGCGGGACGGATCGTTATAGTCATTGTCCGGTAGTATTAGATTATGTATATGATAGGACCGAGAGAATGTCAGGAGTTAAAACGGGAGAGTATGTGATGTGTAAGGGGCTTATATGTGTCGGACacactaaattaataatttgagcTTTAACTATTTTGGGCagatgatttaaatttaataaattattagtgttAGTGGGCTGGATTATAATTGATGATACAGTAGTAAGAGGCTACATCATTTCTATTAGTAATTCATCAATAATTAGTCCAAAAAGGGTTGTGAGATTTGATTGTAGCAATTTAAAAAGTTCGAGCCAAAAATTGCATCGAATGAAAGTGTGAGGACTAAGTATCACACATTCTATAGTTTGAGggcaaaaagtgtaatttatccaaGTTTACTAAACCATATAAAAGTGAGAAACAAAAGATGTAGACAACAATGAATCAATGGTCGCTTAGACCGGCtattcctagcgcaagtggtaaagtaTTTGGTAGTTGATACTCGAGAtcttaagtttgaattctaattgattcatatcttcagctaagtttatttctaaaaaaaaataaacgaagcgaatagtatgttacttttttctttaaaaaaaaaaaaacaaaaaaacaaagatcACTTATTAGGTCTTACTTGTGATTCCACTCCCAACCTCGAATGGCAGTGCTCAATAgaggaaacaaaagaaaagaaaaaaaaattataaaatgatccaattaatttttacaattccaaaaataattttttaaaaaataattataaaaatagatctctaatatactatattaaattttctaaaaaataaataatataaacgGTGAATGAATCACCGCATTTAAATATGGTGAATTATTTACCGCTTTTATAATTTCTCTTAAAActaaaaaacttattttaaaagTACCATTAGTATttttccctctccttctctctctcattcttttaTGGTACACATTTTTTAAAAGCGACGAACTATTCATAGATttcatgtattttttttctccctgaCACCCACATACACCCACATGATAAAACGaagactatatttataaataaaattttaacgaacttaattttagaataaattttttaaacaaacgTACTATACTaaaatctccaaaaaaaaaaggatttctgGACAACTAGGcttatagaattatttttttaattctaaaaataagcatatgatatttttatttataaaaataataaactatttattatttttattaaatttatatattttttgtattcaaactttaaaaaatatacagtaTTAAGctctaaaattaatttcagtGTTTTGAATTAAACGGTTCAAagaaaaagtacacaaaatacACAATTCCAGCAGAAGATTCGAGGCCAAACATGTGAGCAAAAAGTTCTAAAATTTCACGGGCTTTTGGAAAAAGTGATATAACGTAAAAGTGCTTTTGGATGTACCATCAATTCAATGTGCGGTGCTCATAAATTCTCgcaaaaatttacataaattttttaatattattaattaattaatgtgtcGGCGCAGATAATGTGAAagcttttgattaatttatttctctggtctaaaaatatcatatatttatttatttattatcacgatatataatattatttcagaaatattatttttgtggcATCTTACTTTTCAGAATTGtcattcattttaaaattaatcctAACACTCTTAACTCTCTTATTTTTGGATCTAATTATTGtctaaaatactataataagATCAAAAGATTTAGTACTATTATAGAACTATTTCAAATCTTGGTAGTGTTCTATTCCTCCCCCCTTTAGGCCCTGACGTACTCGTTAAATTCGAGCACACTCACAAGTAACAGGTGATATGAGATCTACTCATTTTGCTAGTCTTGCCGTTCAGATCTTGACTTAGCTGAGATTCATCTCACAGCTTCTGGCGTACTCACAAGCATAAAACGATTTGATACTTCTCTTGCTAGTCTTGTCATTCAGACTGTAACCTCAGCCAAAAATCAACTCGCAATTCCAActagtgattggctctgataccaactaacACTGCACTTCTCAGAGGGGGTCACCTACTCTAAAACTACTAATTTAGCCCCAATACATTTAaacctcttaacctcttggatctAACCATCatctttaaaagtttaattttattatacctcatatatagaattattctaaatttttatattgtcaTAATTTTgaaaggtaaaaaaatatatgtatattttttatgtccataagggtgcgtttggtttgagttatgcaggattacaggcaatcctgccaggataactgtttttggttaatccgctatgtaatctagtgattaatgtagcattacaaatcaaattggattacatcgaaaatactaacgggaggggggtcgtgtatcttgcattactgaaacccgttaatactacacattatgtaaaataacaattttaccctccaacaatcccaaatctaattaacagcattattttcatctctctctcaccttcccccctctctctcgcacgccgctttctctcgctctctctctctctctcgcacgaacacctatcatcttctattgcgtcgtcctcccaggtaatcattacgatctccttccctccattagtcatttccgcaaaaaataatattcaaatgaccacaataagggcaattttgaaaaaaactatacttttatgtcaggattactaattttataaactgaatcagacgtattaatgctataaacactgtaatctagtattacattactgcattaaaccaaacgcgctaatgcagcatcagtagtaatctcacgccgaaatccaagatacctggatatgtcgagatactttgtaatattacataactcgaaccaaacgggccctaaagaTATTCTCAACAATAATATGCTAAACACATGTCAACAACATTTTACATCAACTATTCATAGCCATGAGCCCAACCaattaaaatgttttttttttctcacattcTTTAGTAAATATCCGACATCCCCGTCAGGCTCAGACTTACAAATATCAGGCGATGTGAAAATCACCTCGCTAGCCCAAACCGACCTTGTGCGGAGCCGCGCTCTACCCACAAAAATACACTTCCAATTTAATATTTATCAGTGTTCATTAAATTTCCTTTAGCATCTAATCTGACTGATCAAAGAAAATAATCCATGAGATGATCATCTCCTACCAAATTATATCTGTCTTTTCTATCTGATTCCAAATTATTTTACAGTTAGagaatattttgtaaaaatttaacttttgccATTAGAAAGGTTGTGTTATACAACAAATgctaaaattatataagaaagtaaataataaataatcagCATGCttggaaagaaaaatgaagcgatctttttgatttaaaaaaacagaagtgagggagaagaggaaaaaattaaaaaaaaaaagtaacaaatATAGGTGAAAATTTAACTGAGTATCAAGGGATATGCAGGttgacttaaaattttttaaaaatatataaattatttttaaattttacaaaaatatactaGTATTTAAACTTATATAATTAAACATATTTTCTCAAAGATAACATGTTAAAGATATCCTCCAAAGGGTCTATTTGTGTATCAATAACTAATTTTCagattaaaaataacttttaaataaactaaaattcagATAAATGTTATTATATCACCACTCTTTATGCAATAGGTAATCAATAAGTTAATTTGCAAATGctattattgcttttttttgtGCTTGTTTTAGTAAAAATTTTCATTGTACTATAtaagaagtgaaaaaaaaattacaattgctaatctttaatttattaattttctatctTGTTCTCTTTTGTAATTAACTTCGTCATCTTTCTgaataaaatcaattaaaaatttttgattaaataagattactaaatttttatttatgataaataagataaataaataaatatttacggCTGAAAATAACTCCATCTTTTTCGCCAATAATTAAGCAATGGTGAGACCCATCACCATTAATTTCTACACAAATAGATAAGAGTAACATATTAACATTActacaaactttaaatttctaaatgttttttttttaaaaaagactaTAATTAATCTCTCTAAACAAGTACAACATATATACAAGCCACCAAAATAGAGGGGTGCAATTAATTAAtaggctaaaatacagaaatttttttaaaaatattcattttttattttttttatttttaaaaacttatattttatcctcgttaaaatttaagattattTTCAGAGGATTACGGCTTTAATAAAGATGGCGAAAAAACCAAATTACTCGTGCTTATTTTTTaagcaaaaacaaaattttgatattactttgtcattttaaaaaaatttttaatataaattataaaaaatgaacagAATAATGATGACGAAATTTTGAAATAGGACTAAATACactaacttaaaattttgagagtacaaaatgtaaacttttaagagtccgaaaaaaaaaatatttacaagagagttttctatattttagctaTAATCAGCAACGAgccattgctgctgctgctgctgctgatgatgatgatgagaggagggcgcgggcgagggcgagctCGTCGGCGAGGGCGCGGAGGTGGGCGCGGTATTCGCGGGCGGCAGCAGCGCCCTCGGCCTCGATCTCGCCGAGCTCGGCGCAGAgccgctcctccgcctcctccgccacccGCGCCCGCGCTCGCGCCCGCTCCACCTCCGCCCGCGCCTCCCCCACCTCCCTCTCCAGCTCCTCGTTCCTCCGCCGCAGCGCCGCCACCTCCGTCGCCATCGCCGTCGCCATTTTTATGAGGTATAGAATTGCGAATTTGCTACAATTTGCTATAACTGGGGGTGTGTGATGAGAAAATGTGGCTGAGCCTTTGATGAGGGAATTGGGGAGGGAAAAGGGAGCTCAATTTATAGGAGGGAAAGGTGTCCAGGTTCAATGAATCTGGAGATTGTTTATGCCAATGGATTCGGGTTGGCGGAGTTCTATCCAGATCCGCTCAAAACGAAACGGTaagtgagaataaaaaaaatataaaaatatataatctatTCTAAATCTATTCCGATTCTccaaataaatgaagcagtaaTTCATCAAAAATTCACTCCCATTCTGACTTGCATAGAATGAAGTGGTATTTCGTTCCGAATTTGTCCCGACCCGATCCGCTTCTCGAATCGTCTCGCTTATAACCCTAGTGGTGGGACCCGCATGGCATGTGTGGTTACTGGGCATCTACAATGATCCGTTTGGTAGCTCGATGGTGGTGATATTATCtctaatgaagaaaaaaaagatatattttatttaaaaaataattaaaaaagtataaatttatgttttgtttaaaattattttttttagctgcAGTAGTTAAAATTACAGTCAATTTGAGTACAGTTTCAATCACTACATGCAGTTGAATACTTTTCTGAAGTTTCAAGTACAGCAGCTAAACTTAAATGcatcaaacaaaataaagttcAAAACAGAACGTGAAGTAACTAATTCTTATTTCTACAGAAATATagcaaaattatatatttaactttAACTGCTGCAGTAAAAACTGTAGGAGGAGGTTTAACTGcgcagttggagagagtaactttaaacaaaaggtAAACTTACCTctttaattatcttttaaataaaaaatatttttttataattgggggtaatctcaccatcatatatatataatcataaaattttaaaaattatttctcaattgtatgcaaccaaacaaattatttatagttacagcgctttctactacattcaaccaaatagaatatatgtaattataatttCTGTATTTTCAACTGTATTCATCTCcaactatactgtatttataattatatatataactaaaatagtGGTAATCATTTAAATGTCTATAGCTAAAAAGCTGATGTGATGTTGTTTAAATTGTAGCTATTAATATCATTTCTCATTTGACAATTtggatggtggtggtggtgtccACTTCATTTAAAGCTAGAATCATGCAGGAgaatattcttatattcttaacaataataataataataataaaatttaataataataagagatgGTGATTGGTTGGGTGGTAATCCATGACGCAAGCAATTTTGGACCATTTGAAAACCtcaccataataataataataataattattataataataataataataataacggtAATGATAATAAATTAACTATTGTAATTTGTTTTTATCCTCTTATATGTAATTATtatgaatattttaataaaaataaataaataatgagaTAATTATCTTTTTAGCGTCATTAacttttatcaaataaatatcCGTAAAATTTTTATCCCAACTTTAATTCAACTGAAAATCAGTTTCAAGctaaaattcatttatgatGAAACAAACGAGCCTTTTGTGAAAATTTTGCCAATGCCATGGGCCGTGATTTTCTCAGTTTGGAATTTCGAAAAGTTTGTGTTATGatatgaaaaagaataaaattaaaaaataatttatttaatcttATAAATAATAGTATGTTGCAAATATTGCTACTGTTAGGTtttgtttagatttgtagttgaatcctaattagagaataaacctaactagattagaattaatatttaaatctattacagattgattaagataaatttagatattaattaaaatcgaaattctaaatatattagaattagtCACGTTTTAAGTTGAGCACTCTATAATAGCATTGGGGCTAATTAATTTGTGAGCCTCGTGAAGAAGCTAAAACCTATATAGGCTGTGAGGAGAAGTACGGCCAGGGGttgaggaaaaattctagaatgcaacgggtatattagtgacgtggcgtaacaaaccaatcaaattaatccttttaagaatatatgtcccatcatgattgtaaaaaagtatttttattgtacttttgtttgaaaagaatgaatgtgattggcttgttattgatgactgGTGCAAGTGTGACGGTGTAGAATTCCTCGGGGTTGAGAGGTGTACGGCAAGGCTAAAGCTCCAAGGTGGTGCACCGTTGGTCCTTAATGGACCGTACTTGAGATTCTTGGCCATGAGTTGATGCACCGAGTGCATGGGTGTACTAACGAGAGAAGtctttttttaagtttataGAAGACGGGAGAATGGTATGAGAAGATTCAGAAAGAGAgatcgggttgtagctactctgtgcagaaaaGGAGTTAGGTataatattctcttatttaatgaattttattttatctgtatatttttctcttttatgattgtatccgCTGAGGAGACGAACGGGTTTATGAGAAAAATTCGATTTGATGTTTTCGTTATGGAATTCGAACAATCGGTACCGAATCCACATCAATCGGTATCGGAGgaggttgcggattcacaagatccggtactggggcgagtaccggattcccaacagctacataattaatttgattaaaatatgatttttttggtCTCGTAACCCCAGTACCATACAGGCccttaaatattttcttaattgtagttttttttaatttaaattaagctGATTTGAATTGATAGTGTTTGTGTAAAGACTCgagtttataatatatttttttaatccctAAATTGCATAGGGAATCATCTTATTTTTAAacctaaataaaaaagtaaaaatatacataatttatccAAACTGTTAACAATTTGATTTAACTATACAAccttttaaaattctaattttactaCTCAAACTTTCAATCTGGTTAATTTGAGATAATCATTgctactttaattttaaaatttgaatctgttgtttatctttacttattaaaaaaaaaaatcaaatttaaagtcAAGGAGTCATTAACTGACTCacataaaataaatcaaaaaagttggatagtaaaattaaaattttgaaaatttgaatagttaattcaaaatggtctatagtttagataaatttatatttatattgtagGTGTAAATTTATTAATCAGGTAATTAATGTAAAACAatattaactttattttattgatttagccggttaacttctaattattttatttgtattatatcattcagaaaacttaataattttaccGAATCTAATAGTAATCCAGTtagctatctaattttttaacttttgataaataaaattataattataataatcaaTTATTATAAGCTAACATAGCTATTAAATAcaacataatattttattgagTTAAATAAGATAGCtcatccaaaataattaaaagttaaaaattcattaaacaaaatatttaaagttgaggAACTTATTTAAAAATGCCCTATACTAAGAGGTCCTTAGTTAGAGGTTAAGAATGTATTAAACAAAATCATGACAAagtccaaaatattatattatttcattttGTTCATCTCGTGCGAGAGCTGAGATATTTGGATCGGGCTCAAAATTATCTTTGTTCGGGCTTGGCCCGAACTCGGGACGATAAAACTAACCAGGCTCGAAAGCAGATCCGGCCCAAAAAGTTGATCGAATGTAGCTCCGTATTGGGGCTGTTTGATTGTATGAAATTGTAACTgtactgcagttgtaactacatgcGAATCTAAATCTCGCGTTTGATTCGATGCGTTTGAATTCAACTGCTGTAGTTTGGACTACATGAGGAGGTCCAACTGTAGCAGTTGGGACTTAAGTCCAAATTGCCTGTGGGCCCCAATACGTTAACTAGTAAGAGTCGTAAATTattcaattatattatatttataattacatcaaaTCTAGTAGCTGATAATGTAATTGGACGGCCGCCGTTTGTTATCTATTTGGTATTAACATTTGAGTTAAATTCTATAGGTTCTTGTAAATATAGTggattacaaatatatttatatagttatgttttatatgttattcatacaaaatttaatatatatttttaaaaatgtccTTTTTGATTtggttacattatttttttaaattaattaaagttttgtCATGCAGCACtgcaaaaatataattattatatataatatatatactaatatatatatatattagagtccggctactatgctatcggtagcacggagcgctccgtgctaccaagttgttttcgatgatgcggcttccaaatcgacgatcggctccgttagacttgatctacactat carries:
- the LOC109704796 gene encoding protein RESPONSE TO LOW SULFUR 2-like; translation: MATAMATEVAALRRRNEELEREVGEARAEVERARARARVAEEAEERLCAELGEIEAEGAAAAREYRAHLRALADELALARALLSSSSSAAAAAAMARC